Proteins encoded in a region of the Sugiyamaella lignohabitans strain CBS 10342 chromosome B, complete sequence genome:
- the COA1 gene encoding Coa1p (Mitochondrial inner membrane protein; required for assembly of the cytochrome c oxidase complex (complex IV); interacts with complex IV assembly factor Shy1p during the early stages of assembly; GO_component: GO:0016021 - integral component of membrane [Evidence IEA]; GO_component: GO:0031305 - integral component of mitochondrial inner membrane [Evidence IDA] [PMID 17882259]; GO_component: GO:0032592 - integral component of mitochondrial membrane [Evidence IDA] [PMID 17882260]; GO_component: GO:0016020 - membrane [Evidence IEA]; GO_component: GO:0005743 - mitochondrial inner membrane [Evidence IEA,IEA]; GO_component: GO:0005739 - mitochondrion [Evidence IEA]; GO_component: GO:0005739 - mitochondrion [Evidence IDA] [PMID 14562095]; GO_component: GO:0005739 - mitochondrion [Evidence IDA] [PMID 14576278]; GO_component: GO:0005739 - mitochondrion [Evidence IDA] [PMID 16823961]; GO_function: GO:0003674 - molecular_function [Evidence ND]; GO_process: GO:0033617 - mitochondrial respiratory chain complex IV assembly [Evidence IMP,IPI] [PMID 17882259]; GO_process: GO:0033617 - mitochondrial respiratory chain complex IV assembly [Evidence IMP] [PMID 17882260]): MIQIGLRVQGRALCLGNKSKWFQLFPSVTSTSSLYRYSSSASSTPARSGEPSSTGTKRKPVTVNVELPDVLKDKNFGRNSFVLFCLLMGVSFYGIVKYEAASAPVVSSTLYTLRRSEKGRAILGNNISFGSLMPWISGTVAAASGIVDFSYSVKGDNGFATAHFNSRRDPVTKRFVVLDWSLTTPDGTVVSLMDEDFHPFVPGPKEEPTRRIAGI, encoded by the coding sequence ATGATTCAAATTGGTTTACGGGTTCAAGGTAGAGCTCTGTGTCTGGGAAACAAATCGAAATGgtttcaattgtttccCTCTGtaacttcaacttcttcgtTGTATAGgtattcatcttcagcGTCGTCTACTCCTGCTAGATCTGGCGAGCCTTCGTCAACAGGTACCAAACGTAAACCAGTCACGGTAAATGTCGAGCTGCCTGACGTTCTTAAGGACAAAAATTTTGGTAGAAATTCTTTCGTTCTTTTTTGTCTTCTAATGGGCGTCTCATTTTACGGCATTGTCAAATACGAAGCTGCCAGTGCTCCAGTTGTATCTTCGACACTGTACACGCTACGAAGAAGTGAGAAAGGAAGAGCAATTCttggaaataatattagTTTTGGCAGCTTAATGCCTTGGATTTCTGGCACggtggctgctgcttccgGCATTGTAGACTTCTCCTACTCTGTTAAGGGTGACAACGGGTTTGCTACTGCACATTTCAATTCTCGTCGAGACCCTGTTACTAAACGATTTGTTGTATTGGACTGGTCGCTGACAACTCCTGATGGAACTGTTGTCTCATTGATGGATGAAGATTTTCATCCATTTGTACCTGGgccaaaagaagaacccACACGCCGTATTGCCGGAATCTGA